A window of Rhinolophus ferrumequinum isolate MPI-CBG mRhiFer1 chromosome X, mRhiFer1_v1.p, whole genome shotgun sequence contains these coding sequences:
- the FUNDC1 gene encoding FUN14 domain-containing protein 1, with protein MATRNPPPQEYESDDESYEVLDLTEYARRHHWWNRVFGHSSGPMVEKYSVATQIVMGGVTGWCAGFLFQKVGKLAATAVGGGFLLLQIASHSGYVQIDWKKVEKGVNKAKRQIKKRANKAAPEINNIIEEATEFVKQNIVISSGFVGGFLLGLAS; from the exons ATGGCGACCCGGAACCCCCCTCCCCAAG AATATGAAAGTGATGATGAATCTTATGAAGTGTTGGATTTAACTGAGTATGCAAGAAGACACCACTGGTGGAATCGAGTGTTTGGCCACAGTTCTGGACCTATGGTAGAAAAATACTCAGTAGCCACCCAGATTGTAATGGGCGGAGTGACTGGCTG gtgTGCAGGATTTTTGTTCCAGAAAGTTGGAAAACTTGCGGCAACTGCAGTAGGTGGtggctttcttctccttcag ATTGCTAGTCACAGTGGCTATGTGCAGATCGACTGGAAGAAAGTTGAAAAAGgtgtaaacaaagcaaaaagacagATTAAGAAACGAGCAAATAAGGCAGCACCTGAAATCAACAACATAATTGAAGAA GCAACAGAATTTGTCAAACAGAACATTGTGATATCCAGTGGATTTGTGGGAGGCTTTTTGCTAGGCCTTGCATCTTAA
- the LOC117029880 gene encoding cytochrome c oxidase subunit 6C has protein sequence MSSSALAKPQMRGLLAKRLRFHIVGAVLVSLGVAAFYKFAVAEPRKKAYADFYRNYDSMKDFEEMRKAGIFQSAK, from the coding sequence ATGTCTTCCAGTGCTTTGGCGAAACCTCAGATGCGTGGCCTTTTGGCCAAGCGTCTGCGATTTCATATTGTTGGAGCAGTCCTAGTTTCTCTGGGGGTTGCAGCTTTCTATAAGTTTGCTGTGGCTGAACCAAGAAAGAAGGCATATGCAGATTTCTACAGAAATTATGATTCCATGAAAGATTTtgaggagatgaggaaggctggTATCTTTCAGAGTGCAAAGTGA